The Nitrosomonas sp. sh817 genome includes a window with the following:
- the tyrS gene encoding tyrosine--tRNA ligase, which yields MKKSIISDLGIIKRGSHELLVETELESKLISGHPLRVKAGFDPTAPDLHLGHTVLINKLRQLQEMGHKILFLIGDFTGMIGDPSGKNATRPPLSREQVAENAKSYTAQVFKILKPEQTEVVFNSTWMDKLNAADLIKLAATHTVARMLERDDFDKRYRSNQAIAIHEFLYPLIQGYDSVALKADLELGGTDQKFNLLMGRELQKHFGQPQQCILTMPLLEGLDGVNKMSKSLNNYVGITESPKDIFGKLMSISDQLMWRYLELLSFESLQTIQKWREEVESGRNPRDIKVRFAQEIVARFHSQRAAEEALTDFETRFKHGALPDEIPETTIQAPENEIPLVQVLKQSGLTASTSEALRMIEQGAVKLDGEKVEDKSTKIKRGESVVIQVGKRKFAKAIIQ from the coding sequence GTGAAAAAATCAATAATATCTGATCTTGGCATTATAAAGCGTGGCAGTCACGAACTATTAGTAGAAACAGAGCTGGAAAGTAAGCTTATTTCCGGACATCCACTGCGCGTAAAAGCCGGATTTGACCCGACAGCACCGGATTTGCATTTAGGGCACACGGTATTAATCAACAAATTACGCCAGTTGCAAGAGATGGGACACAAAATCCTGTTTCTGATCGGCGATTTCACCGGCATGATCGGCGACCCCAGCGGCAAGAATGCCACACGCCCGCCGCTCAGCAGGGAGCAAGTCGCAGAAAACGCCAAGTCGTACACTGCGCAAGTTTTTAAAATCTTAAAACCGGAGCAAACCGAAGTCGTATTCAATTCGACCTGGATGGACAAGCTCAATGCAGCCGATTTGATCAAACTAGCGGCAACGCATACGGTGGCGCGCATGCTGGAACGTGACGACTTCGACAAGCGTTATCGCAGCAATCAAGCCATTGCCATTCACGAGTTCCTCTATCCGCTTATCCAGGGATATGACTCCGTCGCGCTCAAAGCCGATCTTGAATTGGGTGGAACCGATCAAAAATTCAACTTATTGATGGGACGGGAACTGCAAAAACATTTCGGGCAACCCCAGCAATGCATTCTGACCATGCCGTTGCTCGAAGGACTGGATGGCGTTAACAAGATGTCCAAATCGCTCAACAATTACGTCGGAATTACCGAAAGCCCGAAAGATATATTTGGCAAACTGATGTCGATATCCGATCAATTGATGTGGCGTTATCTGGAGTTACTGTCTTTTGAATCGCTGCAAACCATTCAGAAGTGGCGTGAAGAAGTAGAGTCCGGACGCAACCCTCGCGACATCAAAGTCCGGTTCGCGCAAGAAATCGTGGCGCGGTTCCATAGCCAGCGCGCTGCCGAGGAAGCGCTTACGGATTTTGAAACACGCTTTAAACACGGCGCGTTACCCGACGAAATACCCGAAACAACAATTCAAGCGCCTGAGAATGAAATCCCATTGGTGCAAGTATTAAAGCAAAGCGGATTAACCGCCAGCACCAGTGAAGCGCTGCGCATGATCGAGCAAGGCGCGGTGAAATTGGATGGCGAAAAAGTGGAAGATAAATCCACCAAAATTAAACGGGGAGAATCCGTCGTTATTCAAGTCGGCAAACGGAAATTCGCCAAGGCCATCATTCAATAA
- a CDS encoding peptidoglycan DD-metalloendopeptidase family protein has product MLYTSISSKQRILAQKSSKLTKKSIRWLVALSSIPLFGIVTAFGIAPNSPSFGNVQVEEVVLDLDLSIPDALAEAQANQTFWRQESIRRGDTIASILNRLDISSQDSTDFLQAARGSRAMRQLKPGKTIHAQTTADGELLSMRYFFGNEELFLMEKTDDEFKMTEQSIELDSQVHMKSGVITSSLFAATDNAGIPNNIAMQLTEIFASEIDFYRDLRQGDRFTVVYETFSNNGGRAKTGQVLAVEFVNKGKSHQAIYFKSSNGADGYYTPEGDSLRKAFLLSPLAFTRVSSGFTNARFHPILKEWRAHRGIDYAAPTGTPVKATASGIVAFSGSQRGYGNLVVLKHNGKYETAYGHLSRFASGLSRGKRINQGDVIGYVGSTGMATGPHLHYELRVDGVQRDPTKVMLPTAPPIAKRDLNNFQKETQSLVARLNIMRSIQLAAIE; this is encoded by the coding sequence ATGCTTTATACGTCTATCAGCAGTAAACAAAGGATTCTAGCTCAAAAATCATCAAAACTAACAAAAAAATCAATTCGCTGGCTGGTCGCTTTATCCAGCATCCCACTTTTCGGCATCGTAACGGCATTCGGAATTGCACCTAATTCTCCTTCATTCGGGAACGTTCAAGTTGAGGAAGTTGTGCTTGATCTTGATTTGTCCATTCCGGATGCATTGGCAGAGGCGCAAGCTAATCAAACCTTCTGGCGTCAGGAAAGTATCCGCCGGGGTGATACGATTGCAAGCATTCTGAATCGCTTGGATATCAGCAGTCAGGATTCAACTGACTTTCTTCAAGCGGCTCGCGGCAGCCGCGCCATGCGTCAACTGAAGCCGGGTAAAACCATTCATGCTCAAACAACAGCCGATGGCGAATTGTTGTCAATGCGTTATTTTTTCGGTAACGAAGAGTTGTTTTTGATGGAAAAAACGGATGATGAATTTAAGATGACCGAGCAGTCTATTGAGCTCGATAGTCAAGTTCATATGAAGTCCGGTGTAATTACCAGTTCGTTGTTCGCAGCAACGGATAACGCGGGCATTCCCAACAATATTGCCATGCAGTTGACCGAGATTTTTGCGTCGGAAATCGATTTTTATCGCGATTTACGCCAGGGCGATCGCTTTACCGTTGTTTATGAAACCTTTTCAAACAATGGCGGGCGCGCCAAAACCGGGCAAGTGTTAGCCGTTGAGTTTGTCAACAAGGGAAAATCCCATCAGGCCATTTATTTTAAATCATCGAACGGCGCGGATGGATATTACACACCGGAAGGTGATAGTCTGCGTAAAGCCTTTCTGTTGTCGCCGCTCGCTTTCACGCGTGTAAGTTCTGGTTTCACCAATGCGCGCTTTCATCCGATTTTGAAAGAATGGCGCGCGCATCGCGGTATTGATTATGCCGCGCCGACAGGCACGCCTGTAAAAGCCACGGCAAGCGGTATCGTCGCTTTCTCAGGATCGCAGCGGGGATATGGTAATCTGGTTGTGCTGAAACATAACGGTAAATACGAAACAGCGTATGGCCATTTATCCCGTTTTGCTTCAGGACTGTCGAGAGGTAAACGAATCAATCAAGGGGATGTGATTGGATATGTCGGTTCTACCGGCATGGCAACCGGTCCGCATCTGCATTATGAATTGCGTGTCGATGGCGTGCAGCGTGACCCGACGAAAGTGATGTTGCCGACGGCGCCGCCAATTGCCAAGCGTGATTTGAACAATTTCCAGAAAGAAACACAATCGTTGGTGGCGCGTCTCAATATCATGCGCAGCATCCAGCTTGCTGCAATCGAATAA
- a CDS encoding anhydro-N-acetylmuramic acid kinase produces MESVFYIGIMSGTSLDGVDAVLADFQDNSPALLQTFFLPYDNALKKELLALHQPGNDELHRAAILANQLSHCYAQAVTGLLKGAGVNFKRIAAIGCHGQTIRHCPEKAKGYTIQLVNSALLAELTGISVVSDFRSRDIAAGGQGAPLVPAFHQTVFMHASHPRVIVNIGGIANITRLNSRLPVMGFDSGPGNLLMDAWCSLHTGRHYDDNGYWAASGCVISTLLDALLADSYFERKPPKSTGREWFNLEWLEQKISGNEPLEDVQATLLELTIRSIAAAIVDYCPDTEEIYVCGGGAHNAALMRRLAGQLPDRRIEMTDSLGVAADWVEAFAFAWLARRTLLRETGNLAAVTGASGDRILGAIYPA; encoded by the coding sequence TTGGAATCTGTTTTTTATATCGGCATCATGTCGGGTACCAGCCTTGATGGCGTGGATGCCGTTTTGGCGGACTTCCAGGATAACTCCCCGGCGCTGTTGCAAACTTTCTTCCTTCCTTATGATAATGCGCTAAAAAAGGAATTATTAGCGCTTCATCAACCCGGAAATGATGAATTGCATCGCGCCGCGATTCTTGCTAATCAGTTATCGCATTGTTATGCGCAGGCGGTTACCGGTTTACTCAAAGGCGCAGGTGTCAATTTCAAGCGGATAGCGGCTATCGGTTGTCATGGGCAAACTATCCGTCACTGCCCGGAGAAAGCGAAGGGCTATACGATACAACTGGTCAATTCTGCGTTATTAGCCGAATTAACCGGAATTTCTGTGGTTTCCGATTTTCGCAGCCGCGACATTGCTGCCGGCGGTCAGGGCGCGCCATTGGTTCCCGCTTTTCATCAGACGGTGTTCATGCACGCCAGTCATCCTCGCGTTATCGTCAATATTGGCGGGATTGCCAATATTACCCGGTTAAATTCCAGATTGCCGGTAATGGGCTTCGATAGCGGGCCGGGAAATTTGCTAATGGATGCGTGGTGCTCGCTTCATACCGGGCGGCATTATGATGATAATGGGTACTGGGCAGCCAGCGGATGTGTTATTTCAACTTTGCTGGATGCTTTATTGGCAGATTCTTACTTTGAACGCAAGCCACCCAAAAGCACCGGTAGAGAATGGTTTAATCTGGAATGGCTGGAGCAAAAAATTTCAGGAAATGAACCCCTTGAAGACGTGCAAGCGACTCTGCTGGAATTGACAATCCGTTCGATTGCCGCGGCAATTGTAGACTATTGTCCGGATACCGAAGAAATCTATGTTTGCGGCGGCGGGGCTCACAATGCAGCGTTGATGAGACGTCTGGCCGGTCAGTTGCCTGATCGAAGGATCGAAATGACCGATTCGCTTGGTGTCGCTGCCGACTGGGTCGAAGCTTTTGCATTCGCATGGCTGGCCCGGCGAACCTTGCTGCGCGAAACCGGAAATCTGGCTGCGGTGACCGGCGCAAGCGGTGATAGAATTCTGGGTGCGATCTATCCGGCTTGA
- the erpA gene encoding iron-sulfur cluster insertion protein ErpA, protein MNTQINAPLNFTENAATKVKQLIEEEGNNNLNLRVFVSGGGCSGFQYGFTFDEQVNEDDTVMEKNGVKLLVDPMSFQYLIGAEIDYQENLQGAQFIIKNPGATSTCGCGSSFSV, encoded by the coding sequence ATGAACACACAAATCAATGCACCACTTAACTTTACCGAAAATGCGGCAACCAAGGTCAAGCAGCTCATCGAGGAAGAAGGTAACAATAATCTTAACCTCCGGGTCTTTGTCAGCGGTGGCGGCTGTTCAGGATTTCAATACGGCTTTACTTTTGACGAACAGGTCAACGAAGACGACACCGTGATGGAAAAAAACGGTGTCAAATTACTGGTGGATCCGATGAGTTTCCAGTATTTGATCGGCGCTGAAATTGATTACCAGGAGAACTTACAGGGTGCACAGTTCATCATTAAAAATCCTGGCGCTACAAGCACTTGCGGTTGCGGGTCATCATTCTCCGTATGA
- a CDS encoding polymer-forming cytoskeletal protein: MFGRKRKNQLHHHIDTLIGANTKLTGDVHFTGGLRIDGHITGNIIAAGGEHDTLVLSNAGSITGKISVANVVINGTVNGPVHAPSYLELQENAKVYGDVQYGSLEIHLGASVQGKMIHQNSPEDDHAKSVDKMIPLIPAAADQQQSPTETITK; encoded by the coding sequence ATGTTCGGCAGAAAAAGAAAAAACCAGCTACACCACCACATTGATACCTTGATTGGCGCGAACACCAAACTGACGGGTGATGTGCATTTTACCGGCGGCTTGCGGATTGACGGACACATTACCGGTAATATCATCGCTGCAGGCGGCGAACATGATACTTTAGTACTCAGTAACGCAGGCAGCATTACCGGCAAAATCAGCGTTGCCAACGTCGTAATAAACGGTACTGTCAACGGCCCTGTTCATGCGCCAAGCTATCTGGAATTACAAGAAAATGCCAAAGTCTACGGAGATGTTCAGTATGGCTCGCTGGAAATCCATTTGGGCGCTTCCGTTCAGGGAAAGATGATTCACCAGAATTCTCCGGAAGACGATCATGCAAAGAGCGTGGATAAAATGATACCATTAATTCCTGCTGCGGCTGATCAGCAGCAATCTCCCACAGAAACCATTACAAAATAA
- a CDS encoding DUF6776 family protein yields the protein MAQQLQIGSTANQNLAEQVKSLAQENDHLKEKLAFFQHLVSNNTKSGISVYQFSLKETEISGKYRYALTLIQSGERPNDFKGSLKFQVKLSQNGRSKLIPLVNKNSHRNFPVEFKFLHRLEESFIVPPDTSVENIQVEVFREGNNKAILTETVSPVL from the coding sequence TTGGCCCAGCAATTGCAAATTGGAAGCACGGCCAACCAAAATCTCGCCGAACAAGTAAAATCACTCGCGCAAGAAAACGATCATCTCAAAGAGAAATTAGCTTTCTTCCAACATCTTGTATCAAATAACACCAAAAGCGGGATATCCGTTTATCAATTCAGTTTAAAAGAAACCGAAATATCGGGAAAATACCGCTATGCACTGACCTTGATTCAAAGTGGCGAGCGCCCGAATGATTTTAAAGGCAGCCTTAAATTTCAAGTTAAATTATCCCAAAATGGGCGGAGTAAATTGATTCCATTGGTCAATAAAAACTCCCATCGTAATTTTCCAGTTGAATTCAAATTTCTGCATCGATTAGAAGAAAGCTTTATAGTACCGCCGGATACCAGCGTCGAAAACATCCAGGTAGAAGTCTTTAGAGAAGGCAACAACAAAGCCATTCTTACCGAAACCGTGTCACCGGTCTTGTGA
- the argC gene encoding N-acetyl-gamma-glutamyl-phosphate reductase produces the protein MINVGIVGGTGYTGVELLRLLALHPKVKIKAITSRNEAGMAVSELFTNLRGYIDLKFSDPANAKLNKCDLVFFATPNGIAMQQAESLLQSGVKIIDLAADFRIKNVTEWEKWYGMQHACPSLVAEAVYGLPEINREQIKNARLIANPGCYPTAVQLGFLPLIEAKAIDTGHLIADVKSGVSGAGRKAEVHTLLAEAGDNFKAYGVPGHRHLPEIKQGLSNVAKQPVGLTFVPHLVPMIRGIHATLYAKLTKKIDLQELYEQRYQNEAFVDVLPAGKHPETRSVRGSNLCRIAVHQPQNGDTAVILSVTDNLVKGAAGQAIQNMNIMFNLPESLGIQQIPLLP, from the coding sequence ATGATTAATGTCGGTATCGTCGGTGGTACGGGTTACACAGGAGTCGAGTTACTGCGGTTGCTGGCACTCCATCCCAAAGTAAAAATTAAGGCGATCACATCGCGCAACGAAGCAGGAATGGCTGTTTCCGAATTATTTACCAATCTCAGAGGGTATATCGATCTCAAATTCAGCGACCCTGCCAATGCGAAACTAAATAAATGCGATCTGGTATTTTTTGCCACACCCAATGGCATTGCAATGCAGCAAGCGGAATCCTTGCTGCAATCGGGTGTAAAAATTATCGACCTTGCAGCAGATTTTCGTATCAAGAATGTCACCGAATGGGAAAAATGGTACGGCATGCAACATGCCTGCCCAAGCCTGGTAGCTGAAGCGGTTTACGGGCTCCCTGAAATTAACCGGGAGCAAATCAAAAATGCGCGTTTAATCGCCAATCCGGGCTGCTACCCCACTGCCGTTCAACTTGGCTTTTTACCCTTAATAGAAGCGAAAGCAATTGACACCGGTCACCTGATCGCCGATGTCAAATCAGGTGTATCCGGTGCTGGCAGGAAAGCGGAAGTTCATACACTGCTTGCTGAAGCGGGTGACAACTTTAAAGCCTACGGCGTGCCTGGACACCGGCACCTCCCCGAAATTAAGCAGGGATTATCGAATGTCGCCAAGCAACCGGTAGGTTTGACTTTTGTGCCTCACTTGGTGCCGATGATCCGCGGGATTCATGCTACGCTTTACGCTAAACTTACTAAAAAAATTGATCTACAGGAACTCTACGAGCAACGTTATCAGAATGAAGCTTTTGTCGATGTATTACCGGCAGGAAAACACCCTGAAACTCGCTCCGTCAGAGGCTCGAATCTTTGCCGGATCGCCGTACACCAGCCACAGAATGGCGATACTGCGGTGATTTTGTCGGTCACCGATAACCTTGTTAAAGGCGCGGCAGGTCAGGCAATTCAGAATATGAATATCATGTTCAATTTGCCGGAATCACTCGGCATCCAGCAGATTCCCTTGTTGCCCTAG
- the rpsI gene encoding 30S ribosomal protein S9, whose product MTTQFNYGTGRRKSAVARVFIKPGKGAITVNDKPVDDYFSRKTGRMIVRQPLELTENLTTFDIMVNIHGGGESGQAGAVRHGITRALIDYDATLKPVLSKAGLVTRDAREVERKKVGLRKARRRKQFSKR is encoded by the coding sequence ATGACTACCCAATTTAATTATGGAACCGGCCGTCGCAAAAGTGCAGTGGCTCGTGTGTTCATAAAACCCGGCAAGGGAGCAATCACCGTCAACGACAAACCAGTTGATGATTATTTCTCCCGGAAAACCGGACGTATGATCGTCAGACAACCGCTTGAATTGACAGAAAATCTGACAACATTTGACATCATGGTCAATATTCATGGCGGCGGTGAATCAGGTCAAGCTGGCGCGGTACGGCATGGGATTACACGGGCACTCATTGATTACGACGCGACTTTAAAACCCGTATTAAGCAAAGCCGGACTCGTTACCCGGGATGCTCGGGAAGTGGAAAGAAAGAAAGTGGGTTTGCGGAAGGCGAGACGTCGCAAGCAATTTTCAAAACGATAA
- the rplM gene encoding 50S ribosomal protein L13, with amino-acid sequence MKTFSAKPHEVNHDWFLIDATDKVLGRLASQIAHRLRGKHKPIYTPHVDTGDYIIVINADKLRVTGNKADDKIYYRHTGYPGGIYATTFKKMHARFPARPLEKAVKGMLPKGPLGYAMLKKLKVYAGDSHPHAAQQPKPLEVRA; translated from the coding sequence GTGAAAACATTTTCAGCCAAACCACACGAAGTCAATCATGATTGGTTTCTTATTGACGCTACTGACAAAGTATTGGGCCGACTCGCATCACAAATCGCCCATCGCTTACGCGGTAAGCACAAACCAATCTACACGCCGCATGTTGACACAGGTGACTATATCATTGTAATCAATGCGGATAAATTACGCGTAACCGGTAATAAGGCGGACGATAAAATCTATTATCGCCATACCGGCTATCCCGGCGGGATTTATGCCACCACTTTCAAGAAAATGCACGCTCGTTTTCCGGCCAGACCACTTGAAAAAGCTGTTAAAGGCATGTTACCCAAGGGACCACTGGGCTATGCGATGCTAAAGAAACTTAAAGTGTATGCCGGAGATTCACATCCGCATGCGGCTCAACAACCTAAACCACTCGAAGTAAGAGCATAA
- the holA gene encoding DNA polymerase III subunit delta, translating to MRIRFEQLTQFLKNQSTSLYTFSGNEPLLIQEATDQVRACARQQGYTERELFTVDQHFNWSDLLNAGNNRSLFGDRKFIEIRIPSGKPGKEGSKAIEAYCKTLPPDTMTLVTLPRIDKQGQASKWFKTLESAGAFIPLYPIDRNQLPEWLSQRLAGQHQKTTPATLQFLADRLEGNLLAAHQEMQKLALLYPSGELSFDQVKDVVLNVARYDVYQLADALISGDSQRYNRILSGLQGEGTAPLLILATLTEQIRQLITIRRGLNSGQSPDQLLLKARIWGERQKTVLTAAKRTSLQTLLQKLCQAALIDRIIKGVAQGDVWDELLQLGLPVIDHHS from the coding sequence ATGCGCATTCGGTTTGAGCAATTAACACAATTCCTGAAGAATCAATCCACGTCGCTCTATACATTTTCCGGCAATGAACCGCTCCTGATCCAGGAAGCCACGGATCAAGTGCGTGCCTGCGCGCGTCAGCAAGGCTACACCGAGCGCGAGCTTTTCACTGTTGATCAGCACTTTAATTGGTCCGATCTGCTCAATGCAGGCAATAACCGCTCGCTATTTGGTGACCGGAAATTCATCGAGATCCGCATTCCGTCCGGAAAACCCGGCAAAGAGGGCAGCAAAGCGATTGAAGCTTACTGCAAAACGTTGCCGCCCGATACCATGACACTGGTTACCCTACCGAGAATCGATAAACAAGGCCAAGCAAGCAAGTGGTTTAAAACACTCGAATCTGCCGGTGCATTCATCCCGCTTTATCCGATCGATCGTAACCAGTTGCCGGAATGGCTTAGTCAGCGGCTTGCCGGACAACACCAGAAAACAACTCCGGCAACGTTGCAGTTTCTGGCCGATCGCCTGGAAGGAAACCTGCTGGCGGCGCATCAGGAAATGCAAAAGCTTGCCTTGCTCTACCCGAGCGGCGAACTGTCATTCGATCAAGTGAAAGACGTCGTGCTGAATGTTGCGCGGTACGATGTTTATCAACTAGCGGATGCTTTAATCTCCGGTGATAGCCAGCGCTACAACCGTATCCTGTCAGGGTTACAAGGCGAAGGAACCGCTCCTTTGCTGATCCTCGCCACCTTGACCGAGCAAATCCGTCAACTCATCACTATCCGCCGAGGGCTTAACAGCGGCCAATCTCCGGATCAATTATTGCTAAAAGCGAGAATTTGGGGAGAACGCCAGAAAACCGTCTTAACCGCCGCCAAACGCACCAGTTTGCAGACCTTATTGCAAAAGCTCTGCCAAGCTGCGCTTATAGACCGTATTATCAAAGGCGTTGCCCAAGGTGATGTCTGGGATGAATTATTACAATTGGGTTTACCCGTGATTGACCATCACAGTTAG
- the lptE gene encoding LPS assembly lipoprotein LptE has protein sequence MKLYTLPLMSLIVLCLLTACGFKLRGQISPLPFKSMYVMAPDGHTIGLEMERLIKNSSTTRLATTRTEAEATLDIISAVNERAILSLSGGGRVRDFNLIYRVIYRVLDQRGIEIVPNTEIALTRILPFLDAQILAKEGEERLLVKEMQSDALQQIIWRLSAYKAPAESSQ, from the coding sequence ATGAAACTTTATACGCTGCCATTAATGAGTTTGATCGTTTTATGTTTACTCACCGCTTGCGGATTCAAACTGCGCGGCCAGATTTCGCCTTTGCCGTTCAAGTCGATGTATGTCATGGCGCCGGACGGTCATACCATCGGATTGGAAATGGAGCGTCTCATAAAAAATTCATCGACAACCCGGTTAGCAACCACCCGGACAGAAGCGGAAGCCACACTGGACATTATCAGCGCGGTCAACGAACGGGCGATTCTGTCACTGTCGGGCGGCGGGCGTGTGCGTGACTTTAACTTGATCTACCGGGTGATTTACCGGGTATTGGATCAGCGCGGCATTGAAATTGTGCCGAATACCGAAATTGCTTTGACCCGTATCCTGCCGTTCCTGGATGCGCAAATTCTGGCGAAAGAAGGTGAAGAGCGATTACTCGTGAAAGAGATGCAGAGCGATGCATTGCAACAAATCATCTGGCGGCTATCCGCCTATAAAGCACCCGCAGAAAGCTCACAATAA